The DNA window TCGGCACCGGGTATCTCGGTGCCACGCACGCGATCTGCATGGCCGTGTTGGGCTTCGAGGTCCTCGGGATGGATGTCGACGAGGCGAAGATCGAGACGCTCCGGTCCGGCCGCGTCCCGTTCTACGAGCCCGGGCTTCCGGAGATGCTGCAGAAGGCGCTGGAGTCGGGGCGGCTGCGGTTCACCACGTCGTACGAGGAGGTCGCGGAGTTCGGCGACGTGCACTTCGTCTGCGTGGGAACGCCGCAGAGGAAGGGCTCGACGGCGGCGGACATGTCGTACGTGGACGCGGTGGTGTCCGGGCTCGCGCCGCACCTGGACCGGCGCGCGCTCATCGTCGGCAAGTCGACGGTCCCGGTCGGTACGGCGGCGCGGTTGACCTCGCTGGTGCAGTCGCTCGCGCCGGCGGGGACGGACATCGAGCTGGCGTGGAACCCGGAGTTCCTCCGCGAGGGCTTCGCGGTCGAGGACACGATGCGTCCTGACCGGCTGGTGTTCGGCGTGGCGTCGGACTGGGCGCGGGAGCGGCTGTCCGCCGCGTTCGCGCCGATGCTCGCCGCGGACGTTCCGCTGGTGGTGACGGATCTGCCGACGGCGGAGCTCGTGAAGGTGTCGGCGAACTCGTTCCTCGCCACGAAGATCTCGTTCATCAACGCGATGGCCGAGGTGTGTGAGGCGACCGGCGCGGACGTGCAGGATCTGGCGGCGGCGCTGGCGTACGACAACCGCATCGGCGGGCGCTTCCTGCGGCCGGGCCTCGGCTTCGGCGGCGGCTGCCTGCCGAAGGACATCCGCGCGTACATCCACCGCGCCGAGGAGCTCGGCGTCGGCCAGGCCGTCTCGTTCCTGCGCGAGGTGGACGCGATCAACCTGCGCCGCCGGGCCCGTACGGTCGACCTGATCCGCGCGCAGGCTGGGGGCTCGCTGGCCGGCGTGACCGTCTGCGCGCTCGGCGCGGCGTTCAAGCCGAACTCCGACGACATCCGCGACGCCCCGGCGTTGGACGTGGCGCGGCTGCTGCAGGAGGAGGGCGCGATCGTCCGCGTGTACGACCCGCAGGCGATGGACAACGCGCGGCGCGTTTACCCGGACCTGCACTACGCGTCCTCGGTCGCCGAAGCCGCCGCGGGTGCGCAGGTCGTGGCGCTGCTGACGGAGTGGGACCACTTCCGCGAGATCGACCCGGTCTGGCTGGGGGAACTGGTCGCGAAGAAGGCGATCGTCGATGGCCGGCACGCGCTCGACCAGTTCGCCTGGCGCGAGGCCGGCTGGGACTACAAGGCGCTCGGCCGCACCTGAGCTGCCGGGGGACCGTTTGGGTGAGGGGCACCCTGGTCCCATAGCCCGGCCCATCCACCATGTCCGATCAAACTGTGGGGTTCTGGTCGCAACACGCCGGCGTGTCGCGACCAGAACCCCACACTTTCGCCAAGGGCGGAGGGTCCCCTCGCTCGAGGAGGTTCGGACGAGGGTGCCCCCGACCCAAGCAAAGGTGGTGGCGATGGTTGGGGTGAGGGGGCCCCTGGTCCCATAGGTTCGGACGAGGGTGCCCCCGACCCAGTCAAAGGTGGTGGCGATGGTTGGGGTGAGGGGCACCCTGGTCCCATAGGTTCGGACGAGGGTGCCCCCGACCCAGTCAGACGACGGGTGCGCTAGCGTGCGAGCCCCGCTCGAAGCTGGTCGAGCAGGTCTACTCGCCAGCGGTCCCGGTCGGGGTACTGGTCGTCGCGGTTCCAGCGCATCGCCGCGACGCCCGCCCACGTGAGGATCCGGAACTGGTGCACGAGGTCGAGGTCGGCGCCGGGATAGAGCTCGGCGACCTCCTCGGGGAGGTACGCGAGGTCGTACTCGATCGGCCCGCGTTGGCAGGTCCCGAGGTCGATGAAGCGCGGGCCGGTGCTGGTGTTCAGCACATTCCCCGGGTGCGGCTCGCCGTGGAGCAGCTGCTCGGCCGTTCCCGCCTTCGCGATCCCCGCGGTCAGGGTGTCCTTGAGCAGCGCGCGGTCGCGCTCGGGGAGGTCCGGCGTACGTTCCCGGTCGTCCACCAGCGCGGTCCAGCCGTCGACGCGTTCGGTGACATGCGGCGCGTCCAGCTCGATCTGGCGCAGGCCGGTGTGGAGGCGGACGAGCGCGTCGACGTACTCCGCCGGCGCCAGGCCCGAGGTCCAGCCGAGCTGCTCGGGCGCCGGGCCGTCATGGTCGGCGACGACGGGCTCGTAGTACGTCCAGAACGTGATCGCGAAGCCGTCGCGGTCGTAGACGTCCGGCGCGCGGGGGTCGAGGCCGCCGATCGGGCTGTCGGTCGCGGCCAGGCGGCGGGCGACCTCCGCCTCGTACGCCATGCCGTCGTGCCAAGCGCCCGGTGCCACGCGGGCGAGCACGTCGCACGGATCCAGCCGCACGGCGATGCGGTCGGAGTTGTGCACGGCGACGGCGTCGCTGACGTCGAGGCCGAGCTCGGCGGCGGTCGTCGCGGCGGCGTCGACGGCGCGCCGGAGTACGGAGGGTTCCATCAGGGGTTCGTCCTGCGGGCGCGGGCGAGGACCTCGTACCGATCGCCGCGGTAGAGCGACCGGTCCGACTCGAGCACCGCGCCCGCGGCGTCGCGGGTGACGCCCGCGATCAGCAGGCAGGGTTGGCCCGGCTCGATCTCCAGCAGTTCGGCGTCGTGCGGGTCGGCGATCACCGCCTGGATGTTCGCGTCGCTCGTCGCCGGTCGCACCGACCACTGCTCCTCGATCGTGTCGAACAGGGACCGGTCCGCCCAGTCGAGCAGTTCCAGGCCCGGGAAACGGGAGGCGGAGACGTCCGTACGTTCCAACGCCATCGGTACGCCGTCCGCCAGCCGCAGCCGGACCAGGTGGAGGACGGGCTCGCCCTCGTCGACCTCCATCCGGGCGGCCGTACGGGAGGTCGCCGGCTCCACCGTCGCCGACAGCACCCGCGAGCCCGGCGTCATCCCGCGCGCCCGCATGTCGCGGCTGAACGACGTCAGCAGGTCGGTGTGCGCGGGCGTCGGCTCCGCCACCACCGTGCCGTGGCCGTGCCGGCGGAACAGCACGCCGTCGGTCACCATCCGTTCGATCTCCTGCCGAACGGTCGTCCGCGAGATCCCGAAGTGGTCCGCCAGCACGCGCTCGGACGGCATCAGCGCGCCGGGACCGCTGCGGTCGGCCAGCTCCTCGAGGATCTTGCGCAGCTGGTACCCCTTCGGCCGCCCCGACGCGATCTCGGTCGTCGTCAGCTTGCTGGGATCGATCTCGTGGCGGGTTCTGGGCATGACGCCCATCTTGAACGACGCGGCGCCTTGGCGCTCCCCGTACCCCTCGGAGACACGCCAGGAGCTATGGGCGTGGTGTCGGTGAACCATGTGATGCTGGGGCCATGGGACGCCATGACGTGCTGCTGGCCCGGGTACCGGAGGAGCTGGCCGAGCACGCCCGCGCGGTGATCGACTGGATGGTCGGCGACGTCATCGAGTTCACCGAGGTCGGCCAGGCCGACGTGCAGCGGTTGCTCTGGATCGACCTGCCGTCGCGCTGGCCGACGCCGTCGACGCAGTGGCTGCGGGTGGCGGAGGCGACCGCCTGGGTGTTCCAGCTGGCTGGGCGGCCTGGGCTGGCCGAGCTCGCGCGGTCTGACGAGACCGCGGAGATCCTGGCGGCGTACGCGCGGTCTGTCGAGGACGGCCTGCTGGCCGCGAACGCCGCGTACGCGCGGACGGGGACCAACCCGCCCGACACCGAGCTGTTGACCTGGGGCCGGCGGCTGTCGGCGGCCGAGGGCAATGCGTACGACGAGCTGCAGCGGGTGCTCGAGGCGGCGGTGATCGCGGGGGAGTACACGCCGGGTGGGAGTGCTTGGCGGCAGAAGCAGCGCGCGCTGACCGAGCGGTGGCTGACGTCGCCGAGCCAGCTGTTCGAGGGCATGTTGCCCCTGGAGGTGATCCACACCGAGCGCCGGGAGACCTGGTCGGAGACCGGCGAGCCGACGCGGATCGCGCTGCTCGGGCCGATCGCGGAGCTGTTGGTCGAGGCGCCGGAGGTGCCGGAGGACGAGCCGGCGACGTTGCGCTGGCTGCTCGGGCGTCTCGGCGACGGCGTACGCCTGACTCAGCGCGGCTACCTGCCGACCGAGCTGGTGCGGGCGGCGGACGAGAAGTTCGGCTGGAGCCCACCGGGGATGCGCGCGAGCACCGAGGCCAATCTGCAGCCGTTGCGGGAATTGCACGAGCTGGCCCGTTCGCAACGGCTGGTGACCAAGCGCCGCACGGACCTGCGCCTGTCGGCGCGCGGCCGGGCTCAGCTGCTGGAGTCGCCGCGGCTGTTCGAGACGGCGTCGGTGGCGTGGCTGGGGAGCCAGCTGTTCGAGGTCATGACCAACGAGATCCCGACGGCCATGCTGCTCGGCCACCCCGCGGACAGCCGGACCCTGTGCGCGGTGGCGTACGAAGCGGTGGCGCCCTCGTTCCGCGACCACGACGGCGAGCCGGTGCGGTTCTCCGACACCGAGTCGGTGGTGTGGAGCTGGATCCGCCGCGGCCTGGCGCTCGGCTTCGTCGAGGACCTGCCGAGGGATCTGCGGTACGCGCTCACCGACTCCGGCGAGGCCGCCGCGCTATGTGCGCTGCGGGCTCGCGCCCACGGTCCGCAGTCCTGAGCTTCTAGACCGCGCGGCGCAGGTCGCTCGCGAGGTTGCCTCGGTCCGCGACCTCGAGGTCGTCCAGCTCCAGCCAGCCCTGCAGGCGGCGGAGCTCCTCGGCGAGCTCCTTGGCGACATGCTTCGCGTTCTGTCCCGGCTCGGCGTACGCGCTCTGCACCATCAGCGTGCCGCGTTGGCGGTCGGCCTTGAGGTCGGTCCGGCCGACGAGGGTGTCGCCGAGCAGGAACGGCAGCACGTAGTAGCCGTACTGCCGCCGTTCGGCGGGCACGTACAGCTGCTGCGAGAGCGGGTTGGTGAAGCCGCAGAGCGCCTCGGCGGAGACGCGGATGAACGAGTCGAACGGGGTGAGCAGCGCCCGCGCGTTCACCTCGCGCGGCACCCGCGTGCCGGGGACGACGTAGCCGGGCTCCTTCCAGCCCTCGACCGCGATCTTCTCCAGCCGGCCTTCCTCGACGAGCTCGGCGATCCGCAGCTTCCAGTTCGGCCGCCTCCACCTGCCGTTCGGTGCGACGGTCAGCGTGCGGTGGCTGGGGGCCCAGAGACCGAGGTACGCGGCGACCATCTTCGCCGTGCCGACACCGACCGCCGCGGCCGCCAGGGCGAGCTGCTCGCGCTGCGCCTCCTCCGCCTCGACCTCGGGTGCGTCCAGGATCTCGCGGGGGATGACGCGCTCGGCGAGGTCGTAGAGCCTGGTGAACCCGCGCCGTCCGGCGACGGCGACGATGCCGCAGTCCAGCAGGTTCTCCAGCATGACCTTGCCGTCGTCCCAGTTCCACCACTGGCCCTTGCGGGGACGCGCGGTCGACAGTTCGGCGGCGGTCAGCGGGCCTCGTTCGACGACCTCGTCGTAGAGGGCGGCGATCAGGGCGTTGGTCGATCGCTTCGTTCCCCTCGGCCACGCGACCCAGTCCACCTCGCGGAGCGGCCAGGTGCGGTAGCGCTGCAACGGGTACAGCCGCATGGGCATCAGGCAGGCGGCGTGGCCCCAGGTCTCGAACAGCTCGCGGCGTACGTGGGTGAGCTCGTCGATCGCCGCCATCGGATACGGCCCGAGACGGGAGTAGACCGGGAGGTAGTGGGAGCGGACCAGCACGTTGATCGAGTCGAGCTGGAGGGCGAGGATCCGCAACGCGACCTTCCGGACCTGAGCCAGCGTGGCCTTCTTCACCGGCTCGCGCCCGAAGCCCTGCGCCACCAGGGCGACCCGACGGGCCTCGGCGAGCGACAGCTCCATGCCAGCCCACCCTAGCGTGACGCTGCCCGCTGTTGCCTCAGATACCATAGGGGGGTATGGTCTGGATCGGAAGTTGTGATACCCCTCGGGGGTAGATTCGAGACGGGATGGTGAACCGCATGCAGGCCGGCGTCAAGATCGGCGGGTTCGTGGTCGGGCTCGCGGCTATGTTCGGGGTCGCGTTCGCGGTGGGTTCCGCGGCGGCGCCTCCGGACAGCAAGACTGCCGCGCCGAAGCCCACGGTGACGCCGACCTCGGACGGGATGGCGGGGCACGGCGAGACCGAGCCGGCGGGCGAAGCCGAAGCCGAAGGCGAGGGCCACGGCGACGATGGGCACGGCGGAGCGGCCGAGGCCGCGACGTACGTCTCCGGCCTGGCCGCGACCGAGGCCGGCTTCACGCTGGTCCCGGCCCAGACGACCCTGACGCGCGGGCCTGCGGTGCCGTTCACGTTCACCGTGACCGGCCCGACCGGCAAGCCCGTCACCGAGTACACCAAGTCGCACGAGAAGGACCTGCACCTCATCGTCGTCCGCCGCGACCTGTCCGGCTTCCAGCACGTCCACCCGACCCGCGCCGCCGACGGATCCTGGTCGGTCGACCTCGACCTGAGGACCGCCGGGAGCTGGCGCGTGTTCGCCGACTTCAAGCCAACCGCGACCGGCGAGACGACCACGCTCGGCACCGATGTCACGGTCGCCGGCGACTTCCGCCCAGTGCCGCTCCCGGCCGTCACGCCGAAGAGCACCCTCGAGGGCTACGACGTGTCGATCGCCGGCCACGCCGTCGCCGGCGAGGAGTCCACGTTGACGTTCACGCTCGCCAAGAACGGCAAGCAGCTCGCCGACCTGCAGCCCTACCTCGGCGCGTTCGGCCACCTCGTCTCGCTCCGCGCGAGCGACCTCGCCTACCTGCACACGCACCCCGCCGAAGAGGCGCACGCCGGGGACACGGGCGGGCCGGCGATCGAGTTCGCGACGACGTTCCCCACGCCCGGTACGTACCGGCTGTTCCTGGACTTCCAGCACGCCGGCCAGGTCCACACCGCGGAGTTCACCGTGGAGGTGACCAAGTGAGTACGTCCGTCGAACTCTCGATCGGCGGCATGACCTGCGCGTCGTGCGCCGCGCGGATCGAGAAGAAGCTGAACAAGCTGGACGGCGTCGTCGCGACCGTCAACTACGCCACGGAGAAGGCGAAGGTGACCTACGACGACAAGGTCGGCACTGACCAGCTGATCGCCACGGTCGAGGCGACCGGCTACACCGCCGAGCTGCCCAAGCCGCCGGAAGCCGAGCCTGTCGCCGAAGAGGTCGACGAGCTGCGGCCGCTGCGCGACCGTTTGATCGCGTCGATCGTGCTCACCGTTCCGGTGATCGCGCTCGGCATGATTCCCGCGCTGCAGTTCACGTTCTGGCAGTGGCTGTCGTTGACGCTCGCAGCGCCGGTCGTGACCTGGGCCGCGTGGCCGTTCCACAAAGCCACGTTGACGAATCTCCGCCACGGCGCCGCGACGATGGACACGCTGATCTCGCTCGGCGTGGTGGCCGCGACGGCGTGGTCGGTGTACGCGCTGTTCTGGGGCGGTGCGGGCGAGCCGGGCATGAAGATGCCGTTCACGCTGATCCCTTCGCGCGGTACGGGCGAGGCCGAGATCTATCTCGAGGTCGCTGCCGGGGTCACCATGTTCATCCTGCTCGGGCGCTACCTGGAGGCACGGGCGAAGCGGCGTTCCGGCACGGCGTTGCGAACGTTGCTGGACCTCGGCGCGAAGGACGTCGCGCTGCTGCGGAACGGCGACGAGAAGCGGGTGTCGATCTCGTCGCTGGTGGTGGGGGACGAGTTCGTCGTCCGTCCGGGCGAGAAGATCGCGACCGACGGCATCGTCGTCTCCGGCAACAGCGCGGTCGACCTGTCCATGTTGACAGGGGAGTCGGTGCCGGTCGAGGTCGGCGTCGACGATGCCGTCGTGGGCGCGACCGTCAACGCTGGTGGGCGATTGGTCGTACGAGCGACCCGGGTCGGCGCGGACACACAGCTCGCGCAGCTGGCGCGCCTGGTCGAGGACGCGCAGAACGGCAAGGCCGCCGTGCAGCGGCTCGCGGACCGGATCTCGGCGGTGTTCGTACCGATCGTGATCACCATTGCCGTGGCGACGCTCGGCTTCTGGCTCGGCAGTGGCGCTTCCCCGCAGGTCGCGTTGACCGCTGCCGTCGCGGCACTGATCATCGCCTGCCCGTGTGCGTTGGGACTCGCGACGCCGACCGCGTTGCTGGTCGGTACGGGACGTGGCGCGCAGCTCGGCGTGCTGATCAAGGGTCCGGAGGTGCTGGAGTCGACGCGGCGTGTGGACACCGTCGTGCTGGACAAGACCGGAACGGTGACGAGCGGGCGGATGTCGCTGGTCGAGGTGCTGGTCGCGCCGGGGGAGTCGCGCGCGGAGGTGCTGCGGCTGGCCGGGGCGCTCGAGCACGCGAGTGAGCACCCGATCGCGCGGGCGGTCGCTTCGGCCGCGCTTTCGGAGGCCGGCACGTTGCCGGACGTCGAGGGCTTTCAGAACGTCGAGGGTCTCGGTGTGCAAGGTGTGGTTGACGGTCACGCCGTGATCGTCGGCCGGGTGCGGTTGTTGGAGGAGTGGAGCCAGCGGCTGCCGGCCGAGCTCGCGGCCGCGCACGCGGAGATCGAGGCGTCCGGTCGTACGGCGATCGCGGTCGGTTGGGACGGTCAGGCCCGCGCGGTGCTCGTCGTCTCGGACACGGTCAAGCCGACGTCCGCGCGGGCGGTCGCAGAGCTGCGCAAGCTGGGCTTGCGCCCGATCCTGCTGACCGGGGATAACGAAGCTTTGGCGCGCGCGGTCGCGGCGCAAGTCGGGATTGACGAGGTCGTCGCGGGGGTGCTGCCTGCCGACAAGGTCGACGTGATCAAGCGGCTGCAGACCGAGGGCCGGGTCGTCGCGATGGTCGGTGACGGGGTGAACGACGCCGCCGCGCTGGCTCAGGCGGACCTCGGACTCAGCATGGGCACGGGCACGGACGTCGCGATCGAGGCGAGCGACCTCACGCTCGTTCGCGGTGACCTGATGGCCGCGGTCGACGCGATTCGCCTGTCCAGGCACACGTTGCGGATCATCAAGGGCAACCTGTTCTGGGCGTTCGCGTACAACGTCGCCGCGCTGCCTCTCGCGGCCGCCGGCCTGTTGAACCCGTTGCTCGCCGGCGCGGCGATGGCGTTCAGCTCGGTGTTCGTGGTGACGAACAGCCTGCGCCTGCGACGGTTCAGGTCGTCGGCTTCCTGAGCTCAACCACGTAAGGGCTCTCGCGCGTCTTCGCGACCTCGAGGCCGGCGTCAAGGGCGAATTGACGGAACTCGTCGAGCGACCGGTTGCGGCCGCCGAGGAGGACGGCCTCGAGGGTGAGCTGGTCGGCCGCGTGCTCGTCCGGGGACACGCCTCCTCTGATGAGGACGCGGCCGTCGTCGTTCATCGCGGCGGCGCACCGCCGCAGGATCGCGACGACCTCCTCGTCCGGCCAGTCGTTGAGAATGCTCGCGAGCACGTAGCAGTCGGAACCCGCTGGCAGCTCGTCGAAGAAGCTCTGCGCGACGGCGGTGACGCGGTCGGCGACGCCGGCTGCTTCGAACAGCGCTTCCGACTCCGCGACGGTCTGCGGAAGGTCGACGAGCGTGCCGTGCAGGTGCGGAGCGGCCTTGAGGATCTCGGCGAGCAGTCCGCCGGTCCCGCCGCCGACGTCGACCACGGTGCGTACGGTCTCCCAGTCGGTGAGGCGTGGGTCGGGCGTGCCGTGCCCGACGGTGCCCATCAGCGCGTCGAAGGCGTGCCGGAGCTTGGGGTTCGCGTCGAGGTCCTCCCAGAACGGGCGGCCGAAACGTTCGGCGTACGCGGGTTTTCCGGTGCGGACGGCCTCGAGCAGGGTGCCCCAGGAGTGCGCGAACCGGCCGCCGAGCCCGTCCAGATCGCTGCTCAGCTTGAGGCCCTCGTCGAGGAGTTGCTCGGCGGTGTCGTTCAACGCGAACTCGCCTGGCGCGGGCTCGTCGAACACGCCCTTCGCGACGAGGTGCCGCAGCACGCGGCGCAGGAACGTCGGGTCGCACTCGGCTTCCCGGGCGAGCTCCGTGACGTTCGACGTGCCGGCCTGGACGCGGTCGGCGATCCGCAGCGTGATCGCGACGTGCACGCACCACGGAGTCGTCAGGTCGAGCAGCTGCATCACGCTAGTCATCGCTGTCCTCCTCGGACCAGGAGCTGGCAGGGCCGGAGAGCGCGCCGCCCTCGACCGGGAGGGTGATCCCGCTGATCCAGCTCGCGTCGTCGGAGGCGAGGAACGCGACCGCGGCCGCGATGTCCGCGGGCTCCCCGACCCTGCGGAGTGGGTAGAGCCGCTGGGCGAGGTGACGCAGCATGTCCTCGCGGCCGTCCCAGTTGCGGGTACGGATCGTGCCGGGCGCGACGACGTTGAAGCGGAGTCCGCGCGGACCGTACTGCTTGGTGAGGTTCTTGACGAGGTTCTGCAGGCCTGCCTTCGCGGTGGAGTACGCGATGTCGCCGAACGCCGCGATGCCGTTGACCGAGCCGATCGAGACGACGTTGCCCTTGCCGCGCAGCAGCTGCGGGAGCGCGGCGCGGGTGCAGCGGACGGCGCCGAACAGGTTCAGGTCGAGCTGCTGTTGCCAGTGCGCGTCGTCGCCCTCGTCGAACGGGACGCCGCTGCCCTGCCCGGCGTTGTTGACGAGCACGTCGAGTCCGCCGAGCTGCTCGACGGCGGTGCCGATCGCCGTACGGACGTCCTCGTCGTCGGTGACGTCGCAGCGGACCGCTTGTGCGCCCCCGCCCAGCTCGCTCGCCAGCGCTTCGGCGGCCGCGAGGTCGAGGTCGGCGAGCGCGACCCTGGCGCCCTCACCGGCCAACCGTTCCGCGATCGCCCGCCCGATCCCATGAGCGGCCCCGGTGACGAGCGCCGCCTTCCCCTCGAACCTCAGCATCCGGCACAGCCTAGAGGTGTGGACCTGTCGGTGGTCGGTCCTAACCTCGGGTGCGTGAAGTACTCCGTGACGACCGGCGCGGCCGGATCGAGGCTCGACCCGGCCGGACTGGCGGCGCTCGCCGTGCGGGCGGAGGAGGCGGGCTGGGACGCGTTCTTCCTGGAGGACTACGTCGTCTACCAGGGCCAGCTCGACACTCCCACCTGGGATCCGTGGATCTGCCTCGCCGCGATGGCGGCGGCCACGAAGCGGATCCGGCTCGGCACCACGGTCACGCCGGTGCCGCGGCGCCGGCCGTGGCAGCTCGCGCTCGAGGCGATCTCGGTGGACCGGCTGTCCGGCGGCCGGCTGATCCTCGGCGTCGGTGCGGGCGACCCGTCGGACCCGTTCCTGGCGATGGAGTCGACCTCGCCGGCGGAGCTCGCCAAGCGGCTCGACGAGGGCGTGGCCACGCTCGCCACGCTGCTGGCGGGGGACATGGTGAACGGGGCGCGGCTCGCGGCCCGCCCGGTGCAGCGGCCGCGGATCCCGTTGTGGGTGGGCGGCGACCTGCGCGTACCAGCCGTCCGGCGGCGAATCCTGCGCTGGGACGGCAGCGCCGCGTACGGGCTCAGCGTCGACGCGGTACGCGACCTGGTGGCCGACGCGCCGCCGGGGTTCGACGTCAAGATCGGCGGCGTCACCGATCTGGATGAGCTGGAGGATTACCGGGCGGCCGGGGCGACTTGGTGTGGTCGCTGGGTGTCGCCGAATGAGCCGGATCAGCTCGAAGAGGTGATCAGGACGGGGCCGGTCCGCGGTTGAGGCGGGCGGCGCGCAGGACGAGGTAGTCGCGCTCGGGCAGGTTCGTGGTCCGCCCGGCTGCCGCCCGGTAGTGGCTGACCGCGGCGTCGGAGTCGCCGAGCAGCTCGTACAGGTGGCCGCGTACCGCGTCCAGCCGGTAGTGCGCCCCCAGCTGGGCGTCGACCGGGGCGAGCAGGTCGAGGCCGGCCTGCGGACCGTTGGCCATCGCTGTGGCGATCGCGCGGTTGAGCTCGACCATCGGGTTGCCGGTGAGCTTCGCCAACAAGCCATACAAGGCGAGAATCTGCGCCCAGTCGGTGTCCTCGGTCCGCGCGGCGGTGTCGTGTTGGGCCGCGATCGCGGCCTGGAGCTGGTACTCGCCGACCCGGCCGCCGGCCATCGCGGTGGCAGTGAGGCGCACGCCCTCGGCGATCTTCGCCCGGTCCCACAGCGAGCGGTCCTGCTCCTCGAGCGGAACGAGCCGCCCGACCTCGTCGGTCCGGGCGAGCCGGCGCGCGTCGGTGAGCAACATCAGCGCGAGCAGTCCGGTCACCTCGGGATCGTCCTGCAGCAACGCGTGCACGTTCCGCGTCAGCCGGATCGCCTCACCCGACAGGTCGGTCCGGTGCAGGGCGGACCCGATGCTGGTCGCATACCCCTCGTTGAAGATCAGGTACAGCACCCGCAGCACCGACTCCAACCGTGCGGCGAACTCTGTCGAGTCCGGCGTCCCGAACGACGTTCCCGACGACTTGATCCGCTGCTTCGCCCGGCTCACCCGCTGCGCGAGCGTGGTCTCCGGGACGAGGAACGCGTTCGCGATCTCCGCCGTCGTCAGCCCGCCGACCGCCCGCAACGTCAGCGCGACCGCCGACGCCGGCGACAGCGACGGGTGGCAGCACATGAACAGCAGCTCGAGGGCGTCGTCGCGCTGCTCGGTCCTGCCCTGCGGCACCTCCCGCCACGCCTCGTTCACCTCGCGCCGTCGCCGCGCCTGGTTGCTGCGGTAGTGGTCGGTGAGCTTGCGGACAGCGGTCTGGATCAGCCAGCCGCGCGGGTTGTCCGGTCGCCCGTCCTTCGGCCAGTGCAGAACGGCGGCGAGCAACGCCTCCTGCACCGCGTCCTCGGCGGCGTCGAAGTCGCCGTACCGCCGGACGACGGCGCCGAGGACCTGCGGCCCGAGCTCACGCAGCAGGTCCTCGATCGGCGCTTCGGCGCTCACACGTCCGTCCCGGGAATGCGGAACATCACCTGCCGGACCTCGATCGGCTGCCCCAACGGCACCCCGTTCGGCCCCGGCGCCGCGGACACCAGCGCCGCGATCTCGACCGCGCGGTCCTCGGTCTCGACGTCGACCAGCTGGTAGCCGGCGAGCAGTTCCTTGGCCTCGGGGAACGGGCCGTCGGTGACGACGGGCGCGTTCTGCCCGTCGGACTGGACGACCTTCGCGAGCTCAGGTCCGGTGAGCGCCTGCATCTCGACCAGCTCG is part of the Tenggerimyces flavus genome and encodes:
- a CDS encoding UDP-glucose dehydrogenase family protein, whose amino-acid sequence is MSTTEGAKPRLTVLGTGYLGATHAICMAVLGFEVLGMDVDEAKIETLRSGRVPFYEPGLPEMLQKALESGRLRFTTSYEEVAEFGDVHFVCVGTPQRKGSTAADMSYVDAVVSGLAPHLDRRALIVGKSTVPVGTAARLTSLVQSLAPAGTDIELAWNPEFLREGFAVEDTMRPDRLVFGVASDWARERLSAAFAPMLAADVPLVVTDLPTAELVKVSANSFLATKISFINAMAEVCEATGADVQDLAAALAYDNRIGGRFLRPGLGFGGGCLPKDIRAYIHRAEELGVGQAVSFLREVDAINLRRRARTVDLIRAQAGGSLAGVTVCALGAAFKPNSDDIRDAPALDVARLLQEEGAIVRVYDPQAMDNARRVYPDLHYASSVAEAAAGAQVVALLTEWDHFREIDPVWLGELVAKKAIVDGRHALDQFAWREAGWDYKALGRT
- a CDS encoding phosphotransferase gives rise to the protein MEPSVLRRAVDAAATTAAELGLDVSDAVAVHNSDRIAVRLDPCDVLARVAPGAWHDGMAYEAEVARRLAATDSPIGGLDPRAPDVYDRDGFAITFWTYYEPVVADHDGPAPEQLGWTSGLAPAEYVDALVRLHTGLRQIELDAPHVTERVDGWTALVDDRERTPDLPERDRALLKDTLTAGIAKAGTAEQLLHGEPHPGNVLNTSTGPRFIDLGTCQRGPIEYDLAYLPEEVAELYPGADLDLVHQFRILTWAGVAAMRWNRDDQYPDRDRWRVDLLDQLRAGLAR
- a CDS encoding GntR family transcriptional regulator; translated protein: MPRTRHEIDPSKLTTTEIASGRPKGYQLRKILEELADRSGPGALMPSERVLADHFGISRTTVRQEIERMVTDGVLFRRHGHGTVVAEPTPAHTDLLTSFSRDMRARGMTPGSRVLSATVEPATSRTAARMEVDEGEPVLHLVRLRLADGVPMALERTDVSASRFPGLELLDWADRSLFDTIEEQWSVRPATSDANIQAVIADPHDAELLEIEPGQPCLLIAGVTRDAAGAVLESDRSLYRGDRYEVLARARRTNP
- a CDS encoding winged helix-turn-helix domain-containing protein, encoding MELSLAEARRVALVAQGFGREPVKKATLAQVRKVALRILALQLDSINVLVRSHYLPVYSRLGPYPMAAIDELTHVRRELFETWGHAACLMPMRLYPLQRYRTWPLREVDWVAWPRGTKRSTNALIAALYDEVVERGPLTAAELSTARPRKGQWWNWDDGKVMLENLLDCGIVAVAGRRGFTRLYDLAERVIPREILDAPEVEAEEAQREQLALAAAAVGVGTAKMVAAYLGLWAPSHRTLTVAPNGRWRRPNWKLRIAELVEEGRLEKIAVEGWKEPGYVVPGTRVPREVNARALLTPFDSFIRVSAEALCGFTNPLSQQLYVPAERRQYGYYVLPFLLGDTLVGRTDLKADRQRGTLMVQSAYAEPGQNAKHVAKELAEELRRLQGWLELDDLEVADRGNLASDLRRAV
- a CDS encoding heavy metal translocating P-type ATPase, with protein sequence MSTSVELSIGGMTCASCAARIEKKLNKLDGVVATVNYATEKAKVTYDDKVGTDQLIATVEATGYTAELPKPPEAEPVAEEVDELRPLRDRLIASIVLTVPVIALGMIPALQFTFWQWLSLTLAAPVVTWAAWPFHKATLTNLRHGAATMDTLISLGVVAATAWSVYALFWGGAGEPGMKMPFTLIPSRGTGEAEIYLEVAAGVTMFILLGRYLEARAKRRSGTALRTLLDLGAKDVALLRNGDEKRVSISSLVVGDEFVVRPGEKIATDGIVVSGNSAVDLSMLTGESVPVEVGVDDAVVGATVNAGGRLVVRATRVGADTQLAQLARLVEDAQNGKAAVQRLADRISAVFVPIVITIAVATLGFWLGSGASPQVALTAAVAALIIACPCALGLATPTALLVGTGRGAQLGVLIKGPEVLESTRRVDTVVLDKTGTVTSGRMSLVEVLVAPGESRAEVLRLAGALEHASEHPIARAVASAALSEAGTLPDVEGFQNVEGLGVQGVVDGHAVIVGRVRLLEEWSQRLPAELAAAHAEIEASGRTAIAVGWDGQARAVLVVSDTVKPTSARAVAELRKLGLRPILLTGDNEALARAVAAQVGIDEVVAGVLPADKVDVIKRLQTEGRVVAMVGDGVNDAAALAQADLGLSMGTGTDVAIEASDLTLVRGDLMAAVDAIRLSRHTLRIIKGNLFWAFAYNVAALPLAAAGLLNPLLAGAAMAFSSVFVVTNSLRLRRFRSSAS
- a CDS encoding methyltransferase codes for the protein MTSVMQLLDLTTPWCVHVAITLRIADRVQAGTSNVTELAREAECDPTFLRRVLRHLVAKGVFDEPAPGEFALNDTAEQLLDEGLKLSSDLDGLGGRFAHSWGTLLEAVRTGKPAYAERFGRPFWEDLDANPKLRHAFDALMGTVGHGTPDPRLTDWETVRTVVDVGGGTGGLLAEILKAAPHLHGTLVDLPQTVAESEALFEAAGVADRVTAVAQSFFDELPAGSDCYVLASILNDWPDEEVVAILRRCAAAMNDDGRVLIRGGVSPDEHAADQLTLEAVLLGGRNRSLDEFRQFALDAGLEVAKTRESPYVVELRKPTT